In Afipia sp. GAS231, a single window of DNA contains:
- a CDS encoding adenylate/guanylate cyclase domain-containing protein yields MTSMELLSNPVPYAPPLRHGHMVAMFVDLDHFMRICTDDPPEAVFSLIGGFQRVVTAAVASFKGELNSYQGDGVLAIFGDVAGRTDCATRALRCAREILEHIEALGLYYVSLSGHPTSVSIGLQYGPVWAGTIGISRRFGPTLIGDAVNVATRLEQQARQLDAQVVVGNEVIQRARQESSSHACELEQFVNVGPLYVHGRTSPIHVWKLQTRSSELLPNSGTDVEPHAGKRSAKS; encoded by the coding sequence ATGACCTCGATGGAGTTGTTGTCCAATCCCGTTCCCTACGCGCCGCCGCTGCGCCACGGGCATATGGTGGCGATGTTCGTCGATCTGGATCATTTCATGCGGATCTGCACCGACGATCCGCCCGAAGCTGTATTCAGCCTAATCGGCGGCTTTCAGCGCGTCGTGACCGCCGCCGTGGCGAGCTTCAAGGGTGAACTCAACTCGTACCAGGGAGATGGCGTATTGGCCATCTTTGGCGACGTGGCCGGCCGGACCGATTGCGCGACGCGCGCGCTGAGATGCGCACGAGAGATCCTCGAACACATCGAAGCGCTCGGCCTGTACTACGTCAGCCTGAGCGGTCACCCGACCTCCGTCTCGATCGGCCTGCAATACGGGCCGGTCTGGGCCGGCACGATCGGAATTTCGAGACGCTTCGGCCCGACCCTGATCGGTGACGCCGTCAATGTCGCGACCAGGCTTGAGCAGCAGGCGCGACAACTCGACGCACAGGTCGTGGTGGGTAACGAGGTGATCCAAAGGGCGCGGCAGGAATCCAGTTCGCACGCGTGCGAACTGGAGCAGTTTGTGAATGTCGGCCCGCTATACGTTCACGGCCGAACAAGCCCGATCCATGTTTGGAAACTTCAAACCCGATCGAGCGAACTTCTGCCGAATAGCGGCACTGACGTCGAGCCGCACGCAGGCAAGCGATCCGCGAAATCCTAG
- a CDS encoding IS110 family transposase yields the protein MMAQDDRIVVGIDVAKDKVDACIRSLSLRQVCPNTGQGHRKLVAWLRKYKATRAVMEASGGYERDWAKLLRQAGVEVRIVDPKRVRSFALSAGRLAKNDVIDAEMIAWFAEIFTEAPSQTHDAAREELLALVKARIGLGDLKTRLQSQNEHAAPGLVQKTHARVLKNLVSEIAKLEAAIAAKIKASPHLAERAEIIESVPGLAETTSANLIAGMPELGQVSNKIAGALLGAAPYDDDSGHRRGERHIKGGRRWVRNAIYMPCLGAATQNNPVLKAFYDRLIAKGKKPKVVLVACMRKLIVILNIMIARRQKWDPSRYALN from the coding sequence ATGATGGCACAAGATGATCGCATTGTCGTGGGCATCGATGTGGCAAAGGACAAGGTGGATGCGTGCATTCGCTCGCTGTCATTGCGTCAGGTCTGTCCGAACACGGGACAAGGCCACCGCAAGCTGGTGGCCTGGCTTCGCAAGTACAAGGCAACCAGGGCTGTGATGGAGGCGAGCGGCGGTTACGAGCGTGACTGGGCCAAGCTACTGCGCCAGGCCGGTGTCGAGGTGCGGATCGTCGACCCCAAACGCGTCCGCAGCTTCGCGCTATCGGCCGGCCGGCTGGCAAAGAACGATGTGATCGACGCGGAGATGATCGCCTGGTTCGCCGAGATATTTACCGAGGCGCCGAGCCAGACCCACGATGCCGCACGCGAGGAGTTGCTGGCGCTGGTGAAAGCGCGCATCGGTCTGGGTGATCTCAAGACGCGCTTGCAAAGCCAAAACGAGCATGCTGCACCAGGACTGGTTCAGAAAACGCATGCCCGCGTCTTGAAGAATCTGGTCAGTGAAATTGCCAAGCTCGAGGCGGCAATTGCGGCCAAGATCAAGGCCTCGCCACACCTTGCCGAGCGTGCCGAGATCATCGAGAGCGTGCCGGGCCTCGCCGAAACGACCTCCGCCAACCTCATTGCGGGGATGCCGGAGCTTGGGCAGGTGAGCAACAAGATCGCCGGTGCGTTATTAGGCGCCGCCCCGTACGACGACGATAGCGGCCATCGGCGCGGTGAGCGTCATATCAAGGGTGGCCGCCGCTGGGTCCGCAACGCCATCTACATGCCCTGCCTCGGCGCAGCCACGCAGAACAACCCGGTGCTCAAGGCCTTCTACGACCGCCTGATTGCCAAGGGAAAGAAGCCGAAAGTGGTGCTTGTCGCCTGCATGCGCAAGCTCATCGTCATCCTCAACATCATGATCGCACGACGGCAGAAATGGGATCCCAGCCGTTACGCACTGAACTGA
- a CDS encoding NAD(P)/FAD-dependent oxidoreductase, whose translation MAEHFDVLIVGAGLSGIGAGYHLQQKCPGKSYAILEGRDCIGGTWDLFRYPGIRSDSDMFTLGYSFKPWTEAKAIADGPNILNYVRQTATENGIDSKIRFNHRVKRASWSSPEARWTVEAERSAGEGATETVRFTCNFLFMCSGYYKYEEGYTPEFLGTADFAGRIVHPQKWPDDLDYAGKRVVVIGSGATAVTLVPEMAKTAAHVTMLQRSPTYVVARPAEDALANKLRRNLSAKLAYHLIRWRNVLFGMYFFQLSRRKPERVKQLILGGVKMALGPDYDIATHFTPRYNPWDQRLCLVPDGDLFKSIRDKQASVVTNEIDTFTRNGIKLKDGSELEADVIVTATGLVLQVLGGLEVSVDGRLVDFSKTLNYKGMMYSDVPNMASAFGYTNASWTLKCDLTCEYVCRLVNYMDRHGYKQCMPHNIDPSISELPSLDFSSGYVQRSIAKMPKQGSKRPWRLYQNYALDIVTLRYGKVDDGVMQYS comes from the coding sequence ATGGCCGAACACTTCGACGTACTCATTGTCGGCGCCGGCCTGTCCGGTATCGGCGCGGGCTATCACTTGCAGCAGAAGTGCCCGGGCAAGAGCTACGCCATCCTCGAAGGGCGCGACTGCATCGGCGGCACCTGGGACCTGTTTCGCTATCCCGGCATCCGCTCCGATTCCGACATGTTCACGCTCGGCTATTCCTTCAAGCCGTGGACCGAGGCGAAGGCGATCGCCGACGGGCCGAACATTCTGAACTACGTCCGGCAGACCGCGACCGAGAACGGTATCGACAGCAAGATTCGTTTCAATCATCGCGTCAAACGGGCGTCGTGGTCCTCGCCGGAGGCGCGCTGGACTGTGGAAGCCGAGCGCAGCGCGGGCGAGGGCGCCACCGAGACGGTGCGCTTCACCTGCAATTTCCTGTTCATGTGCTCGGGCTATTACAAATACGAGGAAGGCTACACGCCGGAATTTCTGGGCACAGCCGACTTCGCCGGCCGTATCGTGCATCCGCAGAAATGGCCCGACGATCTCGACTATGCCGGCAAGCGCGTCGTCGTGATCGGCTCGGGCGCCACTGCCGTGACGCTGGTGCCCGAGATGGCCAAGACCGCCGCGCACGTCACCATGCTGCAGCGCTCGCCGACCTATGTGGTGGCGCGGCCGGCCGAGGATGCGCTGGCGAACAAGTTGCGGCGGAATCTGTCGGCCAAGCTCGCCTATCATCTGATCCGCTGGCGCAACGTGCTGTTCGGCATGTATTTCTTCCAGCTCTCGCGGCGCAAGCCGGAACGGGTCAAGCAACTGATCCTCGGCGGCGTCAAGATGGCGCTGGGACCGGACTACGACATCGCCACCCATTTCACGCCGCGCTACAATCCCTGGGATCAGCGGCTGTGCCTGGTGCCCGACGGCGACCTGTTCAAGTCGATCCGCGACAAGCAGGCCTCCGTCGTCACCAACGAGATCGATACCTTCACCAGGAACGGCATCAAGCTGAAGGACGGGAGCGAACTCGAGGCCGATGTCATCGTCACCGCGACCGGACTGGTGCTGCAGGTGCTCGGCGGGCTCGAAGTCAGCGTCGACGGCCGCCTGGTCGATTTTTCCAAGACGCTGAACTACAAGGGCATGATGTATTCGGACGTGCCGAACATGGCCTCGGCGTTCGGCTACACCAACGCGTCCTGGACGCTGAAATGCGACTTGACCTGCGAATATGTCTGCCGCCTGGTCAACTACATGGACCGGCACGGCTACAAGCAGTGCATGCCGCACAATATCGATCCCTCGATCTCGGAATTGCCGTCGCTGGATTTCTCCTCCGGCTACGTGCAGCGCTCGATCGCGAAAATGCCCAAGCAAGGCTCGAAGCGGCCGTGGCGGCTGTACCAGAACTACGCGCTCGACATCGTCACCTTGCGCTACGGCAAGGTCGATGACGGGGTGATGCAGTATTCGTGA
- the ahcY gene encoding adenosylhomocysteinase, whose product MTAAAKKPAFTDYIVKDISLAEFGRKELSLAETEMPGLMATREEYGPKQPLKGARIAGSLHMTIQTGVLIETLAALGADIRWVSCNIYSTQDHAAAAIAAAGIPVFAVKGETLAEYWDYTAKLFDWHGGGHPNMILDDGGDATMYVHLGLRAENGDTKFLDKPGSEEEEVFFALLKKQLKERPKGYFAEIAKSIKGVSEETTTGVHRLYDMQKAGTLLWPAINVNDSVTKSKFDNLYGCRESLVDGIRRGTDVMMSGKVAMVAGFGDVGKGSAASLRQAGCRVMVSEIDPICALQAAMEGYEVVTMEDAAPRADIFVTATGNKDIITIEHMRAMKDRAIVCNIGHFDNEIQIAGLRNLKWTNIKPQVDEIEFPDKHRIIMLSEGRLVNLGNAMGHPSFVMSASFTNQTLAQIELWANNKDGKYKKEVYVLPKSLDEKVARLHLAKIGVKLTELRKDQADYIGVKQEGPFKSDHYRY is encoded by the coding sequence ATGACCGCCGCCGCCAAGAAGCCCGCCTTCACCGACTACATCGTCAAGGACATTTCGCTCGCCGAATTCGGCCGCAAGGAACTCTCGCTGGCCGAGACCGAGATGCCCGGCCTGATGGCGACGCGCGAGGAATACGGCCCCAAACAACCTTTGAAGGGCGCGCGTATCGCCGGCTCGCTGCACATGACGATCCAGACCGGCGTGCTGATCGAGACGCTGGCCGCGCTCGGCGCCGACATCCGCTGGGTCTCCTGCAACATCTATTCGACGCAGGACCATGCGGCGGCGGCGATCGCAGCCGCCGGCATTCCGGTGTTCGCCGTCAAGGGCGAGACGCTCGCCGAATACTGGGATTACACCGCCAAGCTGTTCGACTGGCACGGTGGCGGCCACCCGAACATGATCCTCGACGACGGCGGCGACGCCACCATGTACGTCCATCTCGGTCTGCGCGCCGAGAACGGCGATACCAAGTTCCTGGACAAGCCGGGTTCGGAAGAAGAGGAAGTCTTCTTCGCGCTTCTCAAGAAGCAGCTCAAGGAAAGGCCCAAGGGCTACTTCGCCGAGATCGCCAAGAGCATCAAGGGCGTTTCCGAAGAGACCACCACGGGCGTGCATCGTCTCTATGACATGCAGAAGGCCGGCACGCTGCTTTGGCCGGCGATCAACGTCAACGACAGCGTCACCAAGTCGAAGTTCGACAACCTCTATGGCTGCCGTGAATCGCTGGTCGACGGCATCCGCCGCGGCACCGACGTCATGATGTCCGGCAAGGTCGCGATGGTTGCGGGTTTTGGCGACGTCGGCAAGGGTTCGGCGGCCTCGCTGCGCCAGGCCGGTTGCCGCGTCATGGTCTCCGAAATCGATCCGATCTGCGCGCTGCAGGCGGCGATGGAAGGCTACGAAGTCGTGACCATGGAAGACGCCGCTCCGCGCGCCGACATCTTCGTCACCGCGACCGGCAACAAGGACATCATCACCATCGAGCACATGCGCGCGATGAAGGACCGGGCCATCGTCTGCAACATCGGCCACTTCGACAACGAGATCCAGATCGCGGGTCTGCGTAACCTGAAGTGGACCAACATCAAGCCGCAGGTCGACGAGATCGAATTCCCGGACAAGCACCGCATCATCATGCTGTCGGAAGGCCGCCTGGTGAACCTCGGCAATGCGATGGGCCATCCGTCCTTCGTGATGTCGGCGTCGTTCACCAACCAGACGCTGGCGCAGATCGAACTCTGGGCCAACAACAAGGACGGGAAGTACAAGAAGGAAGTCTACGTGCTGCCGAAGTCGCTGGACGAGAAGGTGGCCCGGCTGCACCTCGCCAAGATCGGCGTCAAGCTGACCGAGCTGCGCAAGGACCAGGCCGACTATATCGGCGTCAAGCAGGAAGGCCCGTTCAAGAGCGATCATTACCGGTATTGA